The Nostoc sp. 'Lobaria pulmonaria (5183) cyanobiont' DNA window CATGCTGAAGCAGCGATCGGGGCGAATCATCAACATTACCTCTGTTGCTGGACAAATCGGCAACCCAGGTCAATCAAACTATAGCGCCGCCAAAGCAGGTGTAATCGGCTTCACCAAAAGCGTTGCCAAAGAACTAGCTACTCGCGGCATCACCGTTAACGCCGTCGCCCCTGGATTCATCACTACCGACATGACCAGCAATCTCAACAACCCCGAAGATATTCTCAAATACATCCCACTCGGTCGCTTTGGTCAGCCCGAAGAAGTAGCTGGGATGGTGCGCTTCCTCGCCGCCGATCCCGCCGCCGCCTACGTCACTGGACAGGTTTTTAACGTCGATGGCGGTATGGTAATGGCGTAAGTAGAGACGCGATGAATCGTGTCTACAGCAATTTTCATAGGGTGTGTTACGCCGAAAGCGTAACGCACCGATTTTATTTCAGTAGTTCACTCTCGTAAATCAAGTTTTGAAGTTCTAAATCGAGTTTTGAAGTTCTAATAAATCGAGTTTTGAAGTTCTAAATCGAGTTTTCAACTTCTAAACTAACTTCACGGCTCGTAAATCTCTTATAGCCTCTCAGTAAGGTATTCCAAATAAATTTTGTACAACTTATTTTTACATGATGCCTTAGCGCACCGATAGCGAGTCTACGAGCGTCTGTGAACTTCTCAAGACAGACATCGCTTTCATGCACAGAATAAACCATAGTAGGGCTAGCACTGCAATGCCCACCCTACAAGCAACTAAGGCTGTTGGCGTATCCTTTGCCAGACAGTAAAGCCCAAAAGCAGGATAATACTAGTGGCGGTTGTCAGCATCACAGCCAAACTCATACCTTGTATTCTCATCGCCAGCAAGTTGAAAACTAAGGTAATTGACCAAAGGGTAAACGCAGCATTGCGCTGGGAGAGTCCCCAAGCAAGTAAGCGGTGGTGCAGATGGTCTTTGCCAGGAGTACTAAGAGGGTTATTTCCTGCTAGTAGCCGCCGTACAAATACTTGAGTAGTATCTACCACCGGTAACAACAGAAATAAAACCGTAGGAATTAGCGCATAAACTGTGTTTTGTTGCAGTTTGCCTAAAATACTAGTTGCTGCCAGGACATAGCCAAAAAAGTATGCTCCGGCATCACCCATAATAATTCGTGATGGATGGAAATTATGGCGCAAAAATCCCAGCGCAGCACCTCCCAATGCTGCAAGTACTAAGATTGCCGCGGCACGATTATTAAATTGAGCTGCAACGCCCAACAAACTCATGGCGGTAATAAAGCTAATTCCTCCTGCCAAGCCATCCATACCATCCATCAAGTTGATGGCGTTGGTAATCCCTACTACCCATAGTACTGTTAGTAACATGGACAGAAGCGAGTCAATGGGAGTGCCAAACAGGACTTTGACGCTGATCCCATTAGCTACGAGCAACAGCGCCGTGACAATTTGTGCCCACAATCGCACAGAGGGCGGTAAGCCGAACTGATCGTCGATAAAGCCCACAAGAACTAATATCGAACCTCCCAACAGAATAGTCAGTACCTGAGCCAATACGTTTTGAAGTTCGATCGGTCGTAAAAGGCTAGCTAATACCAGCGCGGCAATCACACCCGCGTAGATAGCCAGCCCCCCAGCATTGGGTAAAGGTTCTCGGTTGAGTCGTCGTGCATTGGGTTGGTCAGCCCAACCTACCCGCAAGGCGAATTTGCGTACTGTCGGAATTAAACGCCAAGTTACAAGCCAAGCCAAGAGGAACGTAAATACTACTGCCAACCAGCCGGTGCCGCTAGGGTCGGCAATACCAAGGGACTTAAGGGAGTTGTCTAGATTCATCTCCCAATTCAAGCATTACTGCCAGTATCTAATATGAGCATCACCTGTATATTAATCAATTTTTTTTATTTCCATTTGTAACTTGAGCCGCTTGAGAGATTAGCACTCTGGCGCTGTGAGTGCTAAATTGTCTAATGGAAGCGCTGGAGAAATAAAACATGGCGAAAATTATTGCATTTGACGAGGAATCGCGGCGATCTTTAGAAAGGGGTGTTAACGCCCTTGCCGATGCCGTAAAAATCACTTTGGGGCCCAAAGGTCGTAATGTCCTTTTAGAGAAAAAATTTGGCGCACCTCAAATTGTCAACGATGGTATCACTGTTGCCAAGGAAATTGAATTAGAAGATCCTTTGGAAAATACTGGTGCAAGACTCATCCAGGAAGTGGCCTCAAAAACTAAAGATGTCGCTGGGGATGGTACAACCACCGCCACAGTTTTAGCACAAGCCTTGATTCGAGAAGGTTTGAAGAACGTCGCGGCAGGTAGTAACCCTGTTAGCTTGAGACGCGGGATCGACAAAACTATTGAGGCCCTGGTGCAAGAAATTGCCAGGATAGCCAAGCCGATAGAAGGAAGTGCGATCGCTCAAGTTGCCACTGTCTCTGCTGGTAACGATGAAGAAGTTGGCCAAATGTTAGCTCAAGCAATGGAAAAAGTCACCAAAGATGGTGTAATTACCGTTGAAGAATCCAAATCCCTAACCACCGAACTAGAAGTAGTTGAGGGGATGCAGATTGACAGGGGCTATATTTCTCCCTACTTCGTCACCAACAACGAGCGGCAAATTGTCGAATTTGAAAACGCCCGAATCTTAGTGACAGATAAAAAAATCAGCAGCATCCAAGATTTAGTGCCGATTTTAGAAAAAGTTGCCCGTTCTGGTCAGCCTTTGCTAATTATCGCTGAAGATGTCGAAGGTGATGCTTTGGCAACTCTGGTGGTGAACAAAGCGCGCGGTGTACTAGCCGTGGCTGGGATTAAAGCGCCTGGGTTTGGCGATCGCCGCAAAGCTTTGTTAGAAGATATTGCCATTCTCACCGATGGACAGTTGATTTCTGAAGAAATCGGCTTAAGCTTGGATACCGCTTCTCTAGAAGCGCTGGGAACTGCCCGCAAAATCACCATTGACAAAGAAACCACCACAATTGTCGCTGGCAGTGTCACTAAGCCAGAGGTACAAAAGCGGATCGGTCAAATTCGCAGACAGTTGGAAGAAACTGATTCTGATTACGATAAAGAAAAACTCCAAGAACGCATCGCCAAGCTTGCTGGCGGCGTGGCAGTGATTAAAGTGGGTGCGGCAACCGAAACCGAACTCAAAGACCGCAAACTGCGGATTGAAGACGCGCTGAATGCTACTAAAGCTGCTGTGGAAGAAGGTATTGTTCCTGGTGGTGGGACAACCTTAATTCGCTTAGCTAAGGCCGTAGAAGCGATTAAAAAGACCTTACAAAATGACGAAGAAAGAATTGGGGCTGATATTGTTGAACGAGCGCTAGAAGCCCCCTTGCGCCAAATAGCAGACAACGCTGGTGCTGAAGGTTCTGTAATCGTCTCGAAAGTCCGGGATAGCGACTTCAACATTGGCTACAACGCCGCTACTGGCGAATTTGAAGACTTGATTGCTGCTGGTATTATCGACCCTGCCAAAGTCGTGCGTTCAGCTTTGCAAAACGCTGGTTCCATTGCTGGTTTGGTCTTAACCACCGAAGCGATCGTTGTTGAAAAGCCAGAGAAGAAATCTGCTGCTCCTGCCCCTGATATGGGCGGCATGGGCGGCATGGGTGGCATGGGTGGCATGGGCGGTATGGGCGGCATGGGCGGCATGGGTATGTTCTAACTTCTGCTGACCCAGATAAATATTTTTTAAACAGTTTGTCTTGCTAAGGCAAACTGTTTTTTTGTAACATTGCTGATTCAGAGGCAATATGTTATACCAATTCGTAATTCGTCAGATTAAACCTGGGTGACGATCGAATTAGCAACCTAAATAATTGCCTAATTTAGAAATTACCGACTTTATATTAATATTTATAAAATAACGTGTAAGTTATCCTTATGTCCTTGGTTATTTATTAATGACAAATGACCAATGACCAATGACCAATGACAAATTACTATTAGGTAATATTGCATGGCACGAAAAGTACGTCGCCTTCCTAAAATAGTTCCCAAGCTTTATGAAGACGAGTTCCATCACCAACCAGGGACTATACCTGGAACCATTTTTATTGATGCAGATGCTCCACTACCAGTAATTTTTTTGATTGACTATAACCAAACCAATTTCATTCGCGAACAAATAGAAACTCCAGAGGAGTGTGTCCCCTATCTGGAGGCGGAATCGATTTCTTGGATAGACGTACAAGGTTTAGGCAGTCAAGACATATTACAACGATTGGGTAAGGTTTTTAAGTTACCTCCTCTAGTTTTAGAAGATATAGTTAATGTACCAGAGCGTCCCAAAATAGAGGATTATGAAGACCAATTGCTATTCATTGCCCGGATGGTAGTAGCAAAGGAAAAAACATGTGGTTTTTACAGCGAGCAAGTGAGTTTGATATTAGGGAAAAATTATTTGCTGACAGTACAAGAAGAACCAGAACATGATTGTTTTGAAGGAGTGCGATCGCGAATTGAAAAAAATAAAGGTCTCATCCGCAAACAGGGAGCGGATTATTTAGCTTACGCTGTATTAGATGCAATTATTGATGGCTTTTTTCCAGTGCTGGAGCTTTATGGAGAGCGAATTGAAGAGTTAGAAGAGGAGGTAATAGTCAGACCTACTCCACAAACACTACAAAACATTTATCAAATTAGGCGAGAATTACTGCAACTACGTCGTGCTATCTGGCCCCAGCGAGATGCAATTAATTCCTTGATTCGAGATGATCCCGATTTGATTTGTGAAGAAGTGCGAATCTACCTGCGAGATTGTTATGACCATACAGTGCAAGTGATGGATATGGTAGAAACTTATCGAGAACTAGCGTCTGGATTAATGGATGTGTACCTTTCGGCAGTGAGTAATAAAATGAATGAAATCATGAAGGTGCTAACGATAGTTTCAACAATTTTTATTCCACTGACTTTTATTGCCGGAATATATGGTATGAATTTCAATACTGAAAAATCGCCATATAATATGCCTGAATTGAATTGGTATTGGGGCTATCCACTTTGCTGGGCATTGATGTTAGCGATCGCATTTGGTTTGCTATTCTTTTTTTGGCGACGAGGCTGGCTGCAAAATTCTGTAGAAATTAAGCGCCATTAAAAATTGTAGATTAGCGACAAGTCAAATATACATTCATTAGCACCAGGAGTTAAGATTTTTGAGTTATGAGGAGTAGCGACCAGAATTTAGTAGTTTTGACGATTTATATTATCGGTGTTTCTTATGTTTTCAACCGCATGATTGAATCCATCGACGATCAAGTTAAATTTGAGTTTAAAAAAGGAATTGTTGACGAGCAACTCAAAGAACATAATCTCGACGATAAAATTGGAATTTCCTTTAAACTCAAATCCTCATACCCAATTGACGATTTGAAAGATTTAGGAATTAGTATCGAAAATAAATCGGATAATGTCGCCCTATACGTTGACTGGGATAATAGTTCTTTAGTCGTTGAACATAGTAAGCAATCGCGCCGCGTAATTCGGAAATCACCCGACTTAACCCGCGACTTAGCAGTACCCCAAAGTCCTAGTTTGATTGCTCCCAAGAAAACACTTTCTGAAACAGTGACAGCAGAAGATGTTTTCCAGCGTGATCAAGTAGCTGGAACTTATTCAGCAAAAAAACCACTAATTGATATCAACGGACTACAAAAAGGGCAAAAAAAGTTGTACAACGACTTTTTTAACAGAAAAAAAGAGTTGGATTTTTCTCTGCAATTAGTGCTTAGGATATCTGAGGTACGTATAGGTCTAGCCCCAGGTGGCGATTTTCCTCCCATTAGTATTATCAATTGTCCTTTCACAGTCAGGAAACTACCTTGGACTTACGCTCTACCTTGGAATAAAAAAAAGTAATGCCGTGTCAACCCCTTCTGTCAACCGGGTACACTGGATTTAAGGAGAGAGTAGGCGCAGGCGGTTGCAGATCAGTCATAGTTACTGATTTGAGGAAAGTCCGGACTCCCGAAAGACCAAACTTGCTGGATAACGTCCAGTGCGAGCGATCGTGAGGATAGTGCCACAGAAAGATACCGCCAATTAGTCATTAGTCATTAGTCATTTGTGAAATAACAAAGGACAAAGGACAAAGGACAAATTTGGTAAGGGTGCAAAGGTGCGGTAAGAGCGCACCAGCAGTATCGAGAGGTGCTGGCTCGGTAAACCCCGGTTGGGAGCAAGGCGATAGGAACTACGGTTGGTCTTTTACCAGTTCCGCTGAATGAGAGCCGCTTGAGGCGTTTGGTAACAAACGTCCCAGATAGATAACTGCCCTCGTAAGAGAACAGAACCCGGCTTATGTCCTGCTCTCTCCCTTGCAATGGAGTATAAACCTTTGACGGTTTGTACTCCATTCTTTTTGTAGGATTTTGTGCGATCGCTAAATTAGCCATAAGATTAATTAATAGCCCTACAAGCTCTCCTCAATGTCCAAATAACTTGTAATTTGTAATAGCCTAAACAGTTAACTAGTAACTGATGGCTGATGTCAAACTCTTAATTGGGTGACGGCGATATTGCCGGAAAAACATACATCTACATCGCTACCAGGAGTGCGATCGCGTTTGCCATATTCTCCTACATAATAAAAATCATTGCCTTCGATTCGATAGTTCACGGGTAAAGGTTTGGTACAGGCTTGGCAAAATACCACATCAGGATCTGGTTCTCCTGGTTGCAGATGCGGCAGATTCACATTCCAGAAGCTTCCTGGTTCTAAGTGACGCTTGAGTAAATCCGCTAAAACTTCAGCTGTAAATTTGGCAGCTAGATCCCAATCAAAATTCTGTTTGGCTTTGCGATACTGGGAAATGGCAACTCCAGGAATACCGTGCATCGCGGCTTCCCGCACGGCGGCCACTGTGCCAGAAATGTAGGCATCGACTCCTAAGTTTCCCCCAGCATTGATGCCTGAAAGTACGAGTTTGACATCTGCGGGAATTTGTGTTATGGCAATTCTCACACAATCAGCGGGAGTACCTGCGATCGCATACTCAGTCTCAGAACGTCGTTGGAGGTTGATAGCACGAGTCGTAGTAACTTGATGTCCACAGCCAGACTGATGATCGGCAGGAGCAGCGATAATAGAATTTCTGCCGTTTACAGCTTTGAGCAGCGCTTGGATACCGGGGGCATCAATGCCATCGTCGTTAGTTAAAAGTATAGTCATGTCTATATGATATTGATTTAGCTCAAATATCAGAAAAATGCAGATATCAACCATCACATAGACATCTACAACAGAATTCAGAAGTAAAACAAACACACTTTATACCTGGGTAACAGACGAATCTTTGTCTACCTCACCTACTGGAAATCTGCTGTATATAAATTAAATATGCATTGTCCAGAACCCTCGTAGAGAAGTAGCAGTATAACGTCTTTACATTCTTTTTCACTCAGATATCTAATCTAATCAGTACGCCAGGAAAAGCTACTCGCAGATATGAAAAAATATGGCGTTGCTGAACCAAAATATGAATCATGCGATATGATTTTTAGATGGTTTGCAAATTCCGCCCTAAGCATTTGGGTTAATTCCCAAAATGGGCGGTATTCCTTGTGACTAGTAACGGATTTAGCGTCAGTTTAATGCTTGCAACCGCCCTCAGAACAAGTTTGTGTAATCAAAAATCCCGTACAATATACATATTTGCTGGGAATATCAGAAATTTTACACTGAAGAAAATCGGGAACGAGGTGATTTTTGCAGTGGTTCTGTAATATTTTTGGTGCAAGTCTGTCTTAGGGATCACACGATGAAACAGCTCCTCAAACAAGTTTTTAGCAGTCAAAAACACCTCATCCGACTAATTCTACCTTTGGTGACGGTTATTTTCGCAGCCTCGTTGTTTGCCACACCTGCTTTAGCCACGGGTGTGTATCAAATACCCGACCTGACAGCAGGGAATACCTGGGTTTTGGATCAAGGTGAAGTCATCAGCCGTCTGAATGAAGGCAAAATTAGCAGCGCTTTTGAGGATTTGGCAAAGCAAACAGATAAGGAAGTAAGAATTGTTACTGTTCGCCGCCTCGACTACGGTGAAACACCAGAAAGCTTTAGTAAAGAACTGTTTGAAAAATGGTTTCCGACAAAAGCAGCCCAAGCTAATCAAACTTTGTTGGTTCTTGATACTGTTACCAACGGTACGGCCATTATTACTGGGGATGGAGTCAAGCCAATGCTTACTGACTCTATTGCCGAGAGTGTAGCTACTGAAACAGTAAGTGTGCCGTTACGCAATGGTGACAAATACAATCAGGCATTTCTCGATGCAAGCGATCGCCTTGTCGCCGTTCTCTCTGGCAAAGCCGATCCAGGACCACCCCAAATAACTGACAATGTGCAGGTAGGAGGCACTTTCAAGAAAGCAGAAGAAACCAACCAGGGTAACGCTACTGCTTGGGTAGTAGGATTGTTAATTGCTGCCACCGTTATCCCAATGGCAACTTACTATATCTATCAGATAAATCAGCCTTCATCTAATGGGTAATGGCATTAGGAGTTAGGAGTTATGAATTTCTAACTCTTAACTCCTAACTTTAATCTTGAACATACTCTTGCCCTATAACTAAAGCTACCTCAGCCCGGACAAATTCTCGACCTAAATAAGCTGCATGATCTAATTGAGTTACAGGAGAGGGCTGAGTTTCTTCAAAAATTTTCACGCAAAGTTCTTTCGCCGTTCTGGCGCTAAAAACTGTTGTATGAGTTCGTTCTACCTTTTCTCGCGCCGGAATTACCTTTCCCGTTTCAGGATCGACAGCTAAACCGCGATCGTCAATCACATTTGTAAAATGCTTGGCATAAATTAACCCTGCGTCTCGATCCAAGTAAATAATGAAGTATCCACCGGGATCGAGGTCAATATGACGCTGGGAAAGTTTATCATCAATTGCGGCTAAATCTTCAACTATCAAATCCATAAGCATTATAAAAAGAAATTTTCTTTCTTGAGGGTTTTTACACTCTATATCAAGTGTAATTCCTATCTTACTTAGTCTTCTTGATATCTTTCAGATATTTTTGATTCCTTTTACTTAAAAGTAAATCAGAGGATGTGCTATTATTCGGGAAGGGATTTAAGACGGTGAATTTTGACGAATGGTAGCAGAAATATCGTCTCAATCGCCAACAGTATAATTTCACAATTTTGAAAATAAGGAAAATTTGCATCTGTTTGCCGAGTAAAGCTTAATTATTCGGCAAACTCTGTTACGAAAGTACTTCCTTTTCCTCAAGCATTTTTCTCACTAAATGGCAACTCTGCATTAATTGCCTCAATCTGCTGCTGTTCGAGTTGGTTCACTTCCTTAATATAGGGAAGTAAAATTTGTCCTAAACGATTATTATAAAAGCGATGCAAACTGTGATTGGGCATAGCGGGGAAACCGCGCCGTTTTTTGTGACGCCCACCCGCGCCAGGGTCAAAAATTTGGATGCCGTTAGCGATCGCCCACTCAATTGGTGCATAATAACAAGCATCAAAATGTAAGCAATCTATTTCTTGAAAACTCCCCCAATAGCGTCCATAGAGTTTGTCACCTTTAAATAAACAAAAAGACATTCCTAAAGGATGAGAGTTATCTTCTTCGCTATATGCGGCAACAAACAAGACTCGATGGCGATAATCGGTGTGTAGCTGCTCAAAAAACCTCCGTGTGAGATACTTACTACCCCACCAGCCAAACTTATCACAGGTGTCAGCATAGAATTGGTGCATCAAGGGAAACAAAGACTGAGGAATTTGATCGCCAGCTAGTGGTTGCAATCGTAAACCTGCTTTTTCCACAGCTTTGCGTTCCCGCTTGATATTGCGGCGCTGATTGGCGTTAAACACCTTCAAGTAGTCATCAAAAGTTTTAAAGCCAGCATTTTCCCAGATATAGCTGTGGTGCAGCCAAGTTGTAAAGCCGTGCCGTTCCAGCATCGGACGCCATTGGGGATCGACGTAGAGAAAATGACACCCAGAAATCCGATTTTTGGAGCAAAAAGTGTCAATTTCATGCACCATCAGCGCTGTGATTTCATCCTCATCTTCTCCTGGGGCGATTAAGAACCGATAACCTTCTGCTGGGGTGAATGGTGTCATTCCCAGCAATTTTGGGTAATATTGGACTCCGATGCGATCGGCTAACTCTGCCCATTGGTGATCGAAAATAAATTCACCAGAACTATGTCCTTTAAGATAGAGTGGCGCCGCCGCAATCAGCGTTTTATCTCGCCACAGTGTCAAGTGATTTGGCAACCAACCAGTTTTAGCCGTAACACTCTGGGAGGTTTCGAGATTGTTCAACCATTCCCATTCTAAAAATGGTGTTTTGAGTGGCATTGCCAAAGCATTCCAGGCATTTTGGGGTACTTCAGCGATTTTGTTCGTCCAAAAGACAGAATAGCGAGGCTTAAGTTGTTCCACCATCTTAGAGGAGTAGGGAGTAGGGAGTAGGGAGTAGGGAGTAGGGAGTGGGGGAGCAGAGGAGCAGAGGAAAATAATCAATGCCCAATGCTCCATCCTCAATACCCAATAACTTTACTTAGCGTAATCTAATCTGCTGGTCGTTGCAGGCGATAGTGCAAAAACACTTCTTGCTCAACTGTATGAACTTCTATGAGTTGTAACTTGGGAGCCAAATCAGGTAAAAATCCTTTCCCTTCTACAGGTGTGGGTGCAGTATTACCACCTAAAATCAGTGGACAGACAGTTAGCCATAATTCATCAATTAAATCTAATTCCAGCAAGGAAGCGACTAATTCACCTCCACCCAAGATTGCCAAGCGTGTTATATGTAGAGTGGCTAGATGCTTCAAAGCTGCGGAAATGTCAATTTCTCGCGTTGGTGTTTCAAAAACCAGAATATTCTCAAATTCTGGAGGGTACTCCTGTACTCCGGTTCCCAGAGTTGAGGAAAGCGTCTGTAAGCGTTCTTTCCACGAAAATGCTCCTGCTGTTGTGGTGAGTAGCCAGCGTCTAACTGGTTGCTTAAAAAAGTATATTTCCGGATTAAGGTTTGCAGAGTTTGTAATCACTATATGAACTGGTTGCCGAGGCTTCCCTGCTTGCGCCCGAAGTTGCACTAGAGTTGGATCGGTTACAGTAAGTGTTGTTCCATAAGCGTCCAGAGTACCAGCACCGAATAAAACGGCATCAGAGGCAGCAATTTGTTTTTCTAAATGCGCTTTATCAACCCTTGAGCCAAACCGAGCAGGCGATCGCTTAAAATCTGCTATCTTGCCATCTGCACTCATTGCTAAAACAACTATAGTATGAGGACGATGTTGGAACATTAAATTGATTTGATAGTTTTAATATTTACTTTAGTCGTATGTATATTCTCAAAAAAACCATACCTGCAAGCTACTGTTTTATAATTTTACCACTGTATTGATATGCAACATAAATCGCTTTTACATCTAGCATATACGAGTTTTGGTATACCACGTTTCTTTTTGAATTATAGCAATTTGTTATTTTTAAACATTGAAAATAAAATTCTGATAATTTAATAAAATGTCTCATCTAGCTGGTCTAATTGCATATCTTTGGTGTTGTAGATTGCAGGTGCAAAGTGAGACAGTCGATGAATAATCCCCGCCAATCTTCCTTTCGTCGAATTTTAGTAACGAGAATATTGCTGCTGTTTGTTCCAGTTTTACTTGTAGGCGAAATTGTTGCCTTGAATAAGGCACGTT harbors:
- a CDS encoding MraY family glycosyltransferase, with amino-acid sequence MNLDNSLKSLGIADPSGTGWLAVVFTFLLAWLVTWRLIPTVRKFALRVGWADQPNARRLNREPLPNAGGLAIYAGVIAALVLASLLRPIELQNVLAQVLTILLGGSILVLVGFIDDQFGLPPSVRLWAQIVTALLLVANGISVKVLFGTPIDSLLSMLLTVLWVVGITNAINLMDGMDGLAGGISFITAMSLLGVAAQFNNRAAAILVLAALGGAALGFLRHNFHPSRIIMGDAGAYFFGYVLAATSILGKLQQNTVYALIPTVLFLLLPVVDTTQVFVRRLLAGNNPLSTPGKDHLHHRLLAWGLSQRNAAFTLWSITLVFNLLAMRIQGMSLAVMLTTATSIILLLGFTVWQRIRQQP
- the groL gene encoding chaperonin GroEL (60 kDa chaperone family; promotes refolding of misfolded polypeptides especially under stressful conditions; forms two stacked rings of heptamers to form a barrel-shaped 14mer; ends can be capped by GroES; misfolded proteins enter the barrel where they are refolded when GroES binds): MAKIIAFDEESRRSLERGVNALADAVKITLGPKGRNVLLEKKFGAPQIVNDGITVAKEIELEDPLENTGARLIQEVASKTKDVAGDGTTTATVLAQALIREGLKNVAAGSNPVSLRRGIDKTIEALVQEIARIAKPIEGSAIAQVATVSAGNDEEVGQMLAQAMEKVTKDGVITVEESKSLTTELEVVEGMQIDRGYISPYFVTNNERQIVEFENARILVTDKKISSIQDLVPILEKVARSGQPLLIIAEDVEGDALATLVVNKARGVLAVAGIKAPGFGDRRKALLEDIAILTDGQLISEEIGLSLDTASLEALGTARKITIDKETTTIVAGSVTKPEVQKRIGQIRRQLEETDSDYDKEKLQERIAKLAGGVAVIKVGAATETELKDRKLRIEDALNATKAAVEEGIVPGGGTTLIRLAKAVEAIKKTLQNDEERIGADIVERALEAPLRQIADNAGAEGSVIVSKVRDSDFNIGYNAATGEFEDLIAAGIIDPAKVVRSALQNAGSIAGLVLTTEAIVVEKPEKKSAAPAPDMGGMGGMGGMGGMGGMGGMGGMGMF
- the corA gene encoding magnesium/cobalt transporter CorA, with amino-acid sequence MARKVRRLPKIVPKLYEDEFHHQPGTIPGTIFIDADAPLPVIFLIDYNQTNFIREQIETPEECVPYLEAESISWIDVQGLGSQDILQRLGKVFKLPPLVLEDIVNVPERPKIEDYEDQLLFIARMVVAKEKTCGFYSEQVSLILGKNYLLTVQEEPEHDCFEGVRSRIEKNKGLIRKQGADYLAYAVLDAIIDGFFPVLELYGERIEELEEEVIVRPTPQTLQNIYQIRRELLQLRRAIWPQRDAINSLIRDDPDLICEEVRIYLRDCYDHTVQVMDMVETYRELASGLMDVYLSAVSNKMNEIMKVLTIVSTIFIPLTFIAGIYGMNFNTEKSPYNMPELNWYWGYPLCWALMLAIAFGLLFFFWRRGWLQNSVEIKRH
- the surE gene encoding 5'/3'-nucleotidase SurE → MTILLTNDDGIDAPGIQALLKAVNGRNSIIAAPADHQSGCGHQVTTTRAINLQRRSETEYAIAGTPADCVRIAITQIPADVKLVLSGINAGGNLGVDAYISGTVAAVREAAMHGIPGVAISQYRKAKQNFDWDLAAKFTAEVLADLLKRHLEPGSFWNVNLPHLQPGEPDPDVVFCQACTKPLPVNYRIEGNDFYYVGEYGKRDRTPGSDVDVCFSGNIAVTQLRV
- the psb32 gene encoding photosystem II repair protein Psb32; the protein is MKQLLKQVFSSQKHLIRLILPLVTVIFAASLFATPALATGVYQIPDLTAGNTWVLDQGEVISRLNEGKISSAFEDLAKQTDKEVRIVTVRRLDYGETPESFSKELFEKWFPTKAAQANQTLLVLDTVTNGTAIITGDGVKPMLTDSIAESVATETVSVPLRNGDKYNQAFLDASDRLVAVLSGKADPGPPQITDNVQVGGTFKKAEETNQGNATAWVVGLLIAATVIPMATYYIYQINQPSSNG
- a CDS encoding DUF4346 domain-containing protein, which gives rise to MDLIVEDLAAIDDKLSQRHIDLDPGGYFIIYLDRDAGLIYAKHFTNVIDDRGLAVDPETGKVIPAREKVERTHTTVFSARTAKELCVKIFEETQPSPVTQLDHAAYLGREFVRAEVALVIGQEYVQD
- a CDS encoding GNAT family N-acetyltransferase produces the protein MVEQLKPRYSVFWTNKIAEVPQNAWNALAMPLKTPFLEWEWLNNLETSQSVTAKTGWLPNHLTLWRDKTLIAAAPLYLKGHSSGEFIFDHQWAELADRIGVQYYPKLLGMTPFTPAEGYRFLIAPGEDEDEITALMVHEIDTFCSKNRISGCHFLYVDPQWRPMLERHGFTTWLHHSYIWENAGFKTFDDYLKVFNANQRRNIKRERKAVEKAGLRLQPLAGDQIPQSLFPLMHQFYADTCDKFGWWGSKYLTRRFFEQLHTDYRHRVLFVAAYSEEDNSHPLGMSFCLFKGDKLYGRYWGSFQEIDCLHFDACYYAPIEWAIANGIQIFDPGAGGRHKKRRGFPAMPNHSLHRFYNNRLGQILLPYIKEVNQLEQQQIEAINAELPFSEKNA
- a CDS encoding RibD family protein, coding for MFQHRPHTIVVLAMSADGKIADFKRSPARFGSRVDKAHLEKQIAASDAVLFGAGTLDAYGTTLTVTDPTLVQLRAQAGKPRQPVHIVITNSANLNPEIYFFKQPVRRWLLTTTAGAFSWKERLQTLSSTLGTGVQEYPPEFENILVFETPTREIDISAALKHLATLHITRLAILGGGELVASLLELDLIDELWLTVCPLILGGNTAPTPVEGKGFLPDLAPKLQLIEVHTVEQEVFLHYRLQRPAD